In Helicobacter bilis, a genomic segment contains:
- a CDS encoding PD-(D/E)XK nuclease family protein, whose amino-acid sequence MEYKDFFEKVNGFLKQAEKHKRRGNNDFNPYLQMLSESDEVNLHSSLIYGFLDPKNNHYQGDVFLETFLECVGLKEWFGDTSNAEVHKERKRIDIYITNGNRHIIIENKIWAGDQDRQIERYIEKIAKDQSQESSELESSDIDSNDDMESSKSKTKQANNAYDNIAVLYLTPDGLEPSGYSLGKWEIQGDSLVNGDNKVKFKAISYKNEILKWIENSQAKVGCITNLNAALLFYKDVVQIITNKKENTMNIAKFLTDNKDNNMQENMEIVFEILENQNEIIESYCEAIIEKHREQIESKGFEIIKTSDNKRRDEWDCNSYRYPYMIKPQDLQQRYFFAFCIEYTKNNENNGYGVRLFGKGSTNNGKIKEYLGIKLTRWWWLEVDGVSMGASMKEVESSLQAFLDSTEIKTLNNKLKEPNEKIKSYQAFCDTQNEIKTAIESNYKDYVVKIHEDKNTTDIWHKDFNSEKLGFNISVWYDSEKHKVCFGVYLKHKTDTSAMIATLKEVLDVCDSAFCTESKYIYINLEQCDEIDPANLTKERFINFFESVRKQTDEFNQKIKDDLAKQDSKLRKFA is encoded by the coding sequence GTGGAATATAAAGACTTTTTTGAAAAAGTAAATGGCTTTTTAAAACAGGCAGAGAAGCACAAAAGGCGTGGGAATAATGACTTTAATCCCTACTTGCAAATGTTGAGTGAAAGTGATGAAGTCAATCTGCATAGCTCGTTAATCTATGGATTTTTAGATCCTAAGAATAATCACTATCAAGGCGATGTGTTTTTAGAAACATTTCTAGAATGCGTAGGGCTTAAAGAGTGGTTTGGCGATACAAGTAACGCAGAAGTGCATAAAGAGAGAAAACGCATTGATATTTATATCACTAATGGCAATAGGCATATTATTATAGAAAATAAGATTTGGGCGGGAGATCAAGATAGGCAGATTGAGCGGTATATTGAGAAAATAGCAAAAGACCAAAGCCAAGAATCTAGTGAGTTAGAATCTAGCGATATAGATTCTAATGATGATATGGAATCTAGCAAGAGTAAAACTAAGCAAGCAAATAACGCTTATGACAATATTGCTGTGCTGTATCTTACCCCTGATGGACTAGAACCTTCAGGGTATAGCTTAGGTAAATGGGAAATACAAGGGGATTCTCTTGTAAATGGAGATAATAAAGTGAAATTTAAAGCAATCTCATATAAAAATGAGATTCTAAAATGGATAGAAAACTCACAAGCAAAGGTCGGCTGTATCACAAATCTAAATGCCGCATTGCTCTTTTATAAAGATGTCGTGCAAATCATTACAAATAAAAAGGAGAACACAATGAATATAGCGAAATTTTTGACAGACAATAAAGACAATAATATGCAGGAAAATATGGAGATAGTCTTTGAGATTCTAGAAAATCAAAATGAAATTATAGAATCTTATTGCGAAGCGATTATAGAAAAGCATAGAGAACAAATTGAAAGCAAAGGCTTTGAGATTATTAAGACAAGCGACAATAAAAGGAGAGATGAATGGGATTGCAATTCTTATAGATACCCTTATATGATTAAGCCTCAAGATCTTCAACAACGCTATTTTTTTGCTTTTTGCATAGAATATACTAAAAATAATGAAAATAATGGTTATGGCGTGCGGCTTTTTGGGAAGGGTTCAACTAATAACGGCAAAATCAAAGAATACTTGGGTATTAAACTTACTAGGTGGTGGTGGCTAGAGGTTGATGGTGTATCTATGGGTGCATCTATGAAGGAGGTAGAATCTAGCCTACAAGCATTTTTAGATTCTACTGAGATCAAAACGCTTAATAACAAGCTTAAAGAGCCTAATGAAAAGATTAAATCCTATCAAGCATTTTGTGATACACAAAATGAGATTAAAACAGCTATTGAAAGCAATTATAAGGATTATGTAGTAAAAATACATGAAGACAAAAATACCACAGATATATGGCATAAGGATTTTAATAGTGAAAAATTAGGCTTTAATATATCTGTGTGGTATGATAGCGAAAAACATAAAGTGTGTTTTGGGGTTTATTTAAAGCATAAAACAGATACTTCAGCTATGATTGCAACACTTAAAGAAGTTTTAGATGTATGTGATAGTGCGTTTTGTACAGAATCAAAATATATTTATATTAACTTAGAGCAATGCGATGAAATAGATCCAGCAAACTTGACAAAAGAAAGATTTATAAACTTTTTTGAAAGTGTGAGAAAACAGACTGATGAGTTTAATCAAAAGATTAAAGATGATTTAGCAAAACAAGATTCAAAACTTCGCAAGTTTGCTTGA
- a CDS encoding PD-(D/E)XK nuclease family protein → MTDENLGLLLEKFREFTIDIEARKKRGQNDFNPLLCVQKLDDEANMHSGFLYALLNPCGEHYQDDLFLKLFLDSISLKKWFGDTNNAEVYKEYKNIDIYITNNNKHIIIENKIWARDQGTQIARYIEAIAEVDSSDEGESSVEYENIAVVYLAPYIKNPTQQSLGKWKIQGEFLVDNENNKVRFKAISYNNEMIDWLDSALNEAGGISNLRMAIECYTDVVKRLTGKKDNTMDLQAFFNKEENKHFLDIALELVARRDEVLHAHFSAIAREIKSKIEIEHKGYGVEVWDNGKCISVRHSKFDEIHNFCFYIEAQLENEKVWSWIYLWKHDKSQTERLTPKLREVLDVSNNDVFDSSTTLNNNKKWYLSLKEFKEINLRNFTQEEFMEFFKSMKDKVDEFNQKIADDLAKGQDSKLAKFLPSEDD, encoded by the coding sequence ATGACAGATGAAAATTTAGGGCTACTTTTAGAAAAATTTAGGGAATTTACTATCGATATTGAAGCGCGAAAAAAGCGAGGGCAAAATGACTTTAATCCCTTGCTTTGCGTGCAAAAGCTAGATGATGAAGCAAATATGCACAGCGGCTTTTTATACGCCCTGCTTAATCCTTGTGGGGAGCATTATCAAGATGATTTATTTCTAAAACTCTTTTTAGATTCTATTAGCTTAAAAAAGTGGTTTGGCGATACAAATAATGCAGAAGTGTATAAAGAGTATAAAAATATTGATATTTATATCACAAATAATAATAAGCATATTATTATAGAAAATAAGATTTGGGCTAGAGACCAAGGCACACAGATTGCGCGATATATAGAAGCGATTGCTGAAGTGGATTCTAGCGATGAGGGGGAATCCAGCGTAGAGTATGAAAATATCGCGGTGGTGTATCTAGCCCCATATATAAAAAATCCTACGCAGCAAAGTCTAGGCAAATGGAAAATACAAGGGGAGTTTCTTGTAGATAATGAAAATAATAAAGTGCGATTTAAAGCAATCTCGTATAACAATGAAATGATAGATTGGCTAGATTCTGCCCTAAATGAAGCAGGTGGGATAAGCAATCTAAGAATGGCGATAGAGTGCTACACTGATGTAGTAAAAAGACTAACAGGAAAAAAGGATAATACAATGGATTTACAAGCATTTTTTAATAAAGAAGAAAATAAGCATTTTTTAGACATAGCATTAGAGCTAGTAGCTAGGCGAGATGAAGTGTTACACGCACATTTTAGTGCGATTGCAAGGGAGATTAAAAGCAAGATTGAAATCGAGCATAAAGGATACGGGGTAGAAGTTTGGGACAATGGAAAATGTATCTCTGTGCGACATAGTAAGTTTGATGAAATACATAATTTTTGTTTTTATATAGAGGCACAACTTGAGAACGAAAAAGTATGGTCTTGGATTTATTTATGGAAGCACGACAAAAGTCAAACAGAAAGGCTTACCCCAAAACTTAGAGAAGTTCTTGATGTAAGCAATAATGATGTTTTTGATTCTAGCACGACGCTTAACAATAACAAGAAGTGGTATTTGTCATTAAAAGAATTTAAAGAAATTAATTTGAGAAACTTCACACAAGAAGAATTTATGGAGTTTTTTAAAAGCATGAAAGACAAGGTTGATGAATTTAATCAAAAAATTGCAGATGATTTAGCAAAAGGACAAGATTCAAAACTTGCTAAGTTTTTGCCTAGTGAAGATGATTAG
- a CDS encoding AAA family ATPase, with the protein MATQAQRENRAVSKYKAKRLRAIKKMEGTLIDSNKEALQKLLPFKPIANDKDYDKKLFVAHLMSLFPHTADFDECFKLFRKHFNANLADFKDEAMVAEFITPYLLAHFHILKPKLFVRKNLALLQECFGLSELETNILYAVGLVEKIGRYYDDKLDYFEFCFLLGGVLHTNPKKIQKLLMADMPLRKFGFIDENLKYGNFELEGLAEKLMVEPLSKQEMMKSIARIYPKSTLKRADFNYMQRDLDMLLDYCKNTKNPSIFLYGKAGVGKNEIAALIAKELNKELWEIYNINDQGEIREDRLEQFIRAQSMLNADKSVILLDECEEFFPSLYPKYNEDKASKNTLNKMLESVKIPSIFLSNSADIDPAFLRRFDIVLEIHAPTKEKKQELIQKSLKSQKIKLDSKIITQISESSLSQGVLLSACKVAKTLAKHKLSSLKNCEKTPKSTATKSHTITQSLIQVLNEHLKLQGEKLISINVKKEQNLPYDMSLINASMDMKSLCEKIKNVCGTKDSKDFATTDSTQGIRILAYGMAGSGKSEFAKALAKELDKPIMLKKASDLLSMWLGKSEQNIAKAFSEAEQKGAILVLDEVDSFLQDRSGAYHSWEVTQVNEMLTQMESFQGIFIATTNFMTNLDKASIRRFDMKIEFKPLDSTRFIKAFGLYARHLGLSDYVAFLESSSAKRAIEKLDNICFGDFALLARSARFEAITSSQQLLEKLQEESRLKDTHTNNRKMGF; encoded by the coding sequence ATGGCAACACAAGCACAAAGAGAAAATAGGGCTGTAAGCAAATATAAAGCAAAAAGACTAAGAGCAATAAAGAAAATGGAAGGCACACTTATAGATTCTAATAAAGAAGCCCTGCAAAAGCTCTTACCTTTTAAGCCCATAGCCAACGATAAAGACTATGATAAAAAGCTTTTTGTTGCACATCTTATGTCTCTTTTTCCACATACAGCGGATTTTGATGAGTGTTTTAAACTTTTTAGAAAGCATTTTAATGCAAATTTAGCTGATTTTAAAGATGAAGCTATGGTGGCAGAGTTTATCACACCCTATCTTTTAGCACATTTTCATATATTAAAGCCCAAGCTATTTGTGCGTAAGAATCTAGCCCTTTTACAAGAGTGCTTTGGATTAAGTGAATTAGAGACAAATATCTTATATGCAGTTGGTTTAGTTGAGAAAATAGGTAGATACTATGATGATAAGCTTGATTATTTTGAGTTTTGTTTTCTTTTAGGTGGTGTATTACACACTAATCCTAAAAAGATACAAAAGCTACTTATGGCAGATATGCCACTGAGAAAGTTTGGTTTTATTGATGAAAATCTTAAATATGGTAATTTTGAATTAGAGGGCTTAGCCGAAAAACTTATGGTAGAGCCTCTTAGCAAACAAGAGATGATGAAATCCATTGCTAGAATCTACCCCAAAAGCACATTAAAGAGAGCTGACTTCAACTATATGCAAAGAGATTTAGATATGCTTTTAGATTATTGTAAAAATACGAAAAATCCTAGCATTTTTCTCTATGGTAAAGCAGGTGTGGGTAAGAATGAAATAGCAGCCCTTATAGCAAAAGAACTCAATAAGGAATTATGGGAGATTTATAATATCAATGATCAAGGCGAGATTAGAGAGGATAGACTCGAGCAGTTTATAAGGGCTCAATCTATGCTAAATGCTGATAAATCTGTGATTTTGCTTGATGAGTGCGAAGAGTTTTTCCCCAGCTTGTATCCCAAATACAATGAAGACAAAGCAAGTAAAAACACACTCAATAAAATGCTAGAATCTGTGAAAATCCCAAGCATTTTTCTAAGCAATAGTGCGGATATTGACCCAGCGTTTTTGCGGAGATTTGACATTGTGCTTGAAATCCACGCTCCAACAAAAGAGAAAAAACAAGAGCTTATACAAAAGTCTTTGAAATCTCAAAAGATAAAGCTAGATTCTAAAATCATTACTCAAATAAGTGAATCTAGCCTTTCACAAGGTGTGCTTTTGTCAGCGTGTAAAGTAGCTAAAACTCTAGCTAAACATAAGCTATCTAGCTTGAAAAATTGCGAAAAAACTCCAAAAAGCACAGCCACAAAAAGCCATACTATCACCCAAAGCCTTATCCAAGTATTAAACGAGCATTTAAAACTGCAGGGAGAAAAGCTCATTTCTATTAATGTGAAAAAAGAGCAGAATCTGCCCTATGATATGAGCTTAATTAACGCAAGTATGGATATGAAAAGCTTATGTGAAAAAATCAAAAATGTATGTGGGACAAAAGATTCTAAAGATTTTGCAACCACAGATTCTACACAAGGCATTAGAATCTTAGCTTATGGAATGGCAGGAAGTGGTAAAAGTGAGTTTGCCAAAGCCTTAGCAAAAGAGCTAGATAAACCTATAATGTTAAAAAAGGCGAGTGATTTACTCTCTATGTGGCTAGGAAAGAGTGAGCAAAATATCGCAAAAGCTTTTAGCGAAGCAGAACAAAAAGGAGCAATACTTGTGCTTGATGAAGTAGATAGCTTTTTACAAGATAGAAGCGGGGCATATCATAGTTGGGAAGTTACTCAAGTGAATGAAATGCTTACACAAATGGAGAGTTTTCAAGGTATATTCATCGCTACAACAAACTTTATGACTAATTTAGATAAAGCAAGTATCAGGCGATTTGATATGAAAATAGAGTTTAAGCCACTAGATTCTACTAGATTCATAAAAGCCTTTGGATTATATGCGAGACATTTAGGGCTTAGTGATTATGTAGCGTTTTTAGAATCTAGCTCTGCTAAAAGGGCGATAGAAAAGCTAGATAATATTTGCTTTGGAGATTTTGCCTTACTTGCTAGAAGTGCTAGATTTGAAGCAATTACTTCTTCACAACAATTACTAGAGAAATTACAAGAAGAATCTAGACTTAAAGATACACATACAAATAATAGAAAAATGGGGTTTTAG
- a CDS encoding helix-turn-helix transcriptional regulator, translating to MPLHDYETKMARISKIFATLHNPENNGVICAKELAKEFSVSLRTLRRDVENMGAEYSYKKDKIYFHGHYTTKENEELSMAFLLLKSFAYSMGGATKTQMLSLLESLESKSQPKQSTDIFFTRSNLEEITLETESILLLQKAIKEHMIIQFKFLQELNNTKTHTQREVLPLKILNFNGEWYLLGLESNIMKKFYLNNITDIKEVRQGESVSEEVLGRLDNALNAWFVPEAKPFMVRLWVDSKVAKYFKRKKISPNQHLDENKDGSLDITLHITDFMEITPLVLMWIPSVVVLEPQGLKDFIKKRVREYLGVLEL from the coding sequence ATGCCACTTCACGATTATGAAACAAAAATGGCTCGTATCAGTAAGATTTTTGCAACATTACACAACCCCGAAAATAATGGTGTGATATGTGCGAAAGAATTAGCCAAAGAGTTTAGCGTTAGCCTTAGGACATTGCGGCGAGATGTAGAGAATATGGGTGCAGAATATAGCTATAAGAAAGATAAAATCTATTTTCACGGACACTACACAACAAAAGAAAATGAAGAATTATCTATGGCATTTTTGCTTCTAAAAAGCTTTGCATATAGTATGGGTGGGGCTACAAAAACACAAATGCTATCCCTGCTTGAAAGCCTAGAATCTAAAAGCCAACCTAAACAAAGCACAGATATATTTTTCACTCGCTCAAATTTAGAAGAAATCACCCTTGAGACTGAATCTATTCTGCTTTTACAAAAAGCTATAAAAGAGCATATGATAATTCAATTCAAGTTTTTACAAGAGCTAAATAACACTAAAACCCACACGCAAAGAGAAGTTCTGCCGCTAAAGATTCTAAACTTTAATGGTGAGTGGTATCTTTTAGGATTAGAATCTAATATAATGAAAAAGTTTTATCTCAATAACATTACTGATATAAAGGAAGTAAGGCAGGGTGAGAGTGTGAGTGAAGAAGTGTTAGGGAGGCTAGATAATGCTTTGAATGCGTGGTTTGTGCCTGAAGCAAAGCCTTTTATGGTGCGATTATGGGTAGATTCTAAAGTCGCAAAATATTTTAAACGAAAGAAAATCTCGCCAAATCAGCATTTAGATGAAAATAAAGATGGCAGCCTTGATATTACTCTGCATATTACAGATTTTATGGAGATTACCCCTTTAGTGCTTATGTGGATACCAAGCGTAGTGGTATTAGAGCCACAAGGGCTTAAAGATTTTATTAAAAAGAGGGTGAGAGAGTATTTGGGGGTTTTGGAATTGTAG
- a CDS encoding DASS family sodium-coupled anion symporter produces the protein MISFWIIPAPEGMKAEGWHLLGIFCATILAIILKVMPIGALSMIAIAIVAITCVTAPGDTKASIKNALSGFNESLIWMIGVAIMISRAIIKTGLGKRIGYYFVSLFGKNTLGIAYSLVVSETILAPVTPSNTARGGAIIHPIMRSIAHNFNSEPETKTQNKIGKYLALVNFQINPITSGMFITATAPNPMVVNKIVEVANNHGIEIDMHITWGQWALSMFLPSIVVLFLLPLVVWAIYPPEIKKTENAKDMATKELNAMGPMSLQEKVVLGIFAIMLMLWAGVGKFFGFKIDPAAVAFLGLALTLVSGILTWEDILKEKSAWDTVVWFSALVMMASFLGKLGVVSYYATHLESGINALGFGWFGACLLLTLMYLYMHYFFASTTAHIAAVFAAFYAAGLALGAPPMLYALMLAAAGNIMMSLTHYATGTAPVIFGSGYASVGEWWKVGFVMSVVSVLVFGIVGGIWWKILGYY, from the coding sequence ATGATTTCTTTTTGGATTATCCCTGCACCAGAGGGTATGAAAGCAGAGGGTTGGCATTTACTTGGAATCTTTTGTGCGACAATTTTGGCAATTATTCTAAAAGTTATGCCTATTGGAGCATTAAGCATGATAGCTATCGCCATTGTAGCGATTACTTGCGTAACAGCACCTGGTGATACAAAAGCAAGTATTAAAAATGCTTTGAGTGGATTTAATGAGAGTCTTATCTGGATGATAGGCGTGGCGATTATGATTAGTCGCGCGATTATTAAAACTGGACTAGGCAAACGAATTGGCTATTATTTTGTATCACTTTTTGGTAAAAATACGCTAGGCATTGCCTATTCTCTTGTAGTAAGTGAGACGATTTTAGCACCTGTTACACCATCAAATACGGCTAGAGGCGGGGCGATCATCCACCCTATTATGCGATCTATCGCACATAATTTTAACTCCGAGCCTGAGACAAAAACGCAAAATAAAATAGGCAAATATCTTGCATTGGTAAATTTTCAAATAAACCCTATAACTTCTGGCATGTTTATCACTGCTACTGCACCAAATCCTATGGTGGTAAATAAAATCGTGGAGGTAGCAAATAATCATGGCATAGAAATTGACATGCACATCACTTGGGGGCAGTGGGCTTTATCCATGTTTTTGCCTAGTATCGTCGTGCTATTTTTATTACCGCTTGTTGTGTGGGCTATCTATCCCCCTGAAATAAAAAAGACAGAAAATGCAAAAGATATGGCTACAAAAGAACTAAATGCAATGGGTCCTATGAGTTTGCAGGAAAAAGTCGTGCTTGGTATATTTGCCATTATGCTTATGCTATGGGCTGGAGTTGGTAAGTTTTTTGGTTTTAAGATAGACCCTGCTGCAGTTGCGTTTTTGGGACTAGCATTAACCCTTGTTAGCGGCATACTTACTTGGGAAGATATTCTTAAAGAAAAAAGCGCATGGGATACTGTGGTATGGTTTAGTGCGTTAGTAATGATGGCTAGTTTTCTTGGTAAGTTGGGCGTTGTTAGCTATTATGCGACGCATCTTGAAAGCGGTATCAATGCGCTGGGCTTTGGCTGGTTTGGTGCGTGTTTGTTGCTTACTCTCATGTATCTTTATATGCACTACTTTTTTGCCTCTACAACCGCACATATAGCCGCTGTGTTTGCGGCATTCTATGCGGCTGGTTTAGCACTTGGCGCACCGCCTATGCTATATGCCTTAATGCTTGCAGCAGCGGGTAATATTATGATGAGTTTAACGCATTATGCGACAGGGACTGCCCCAGTTATCTTTGGGTCTGGTTATGCAAGTGTTGGAGAATGGTGGAAAGTAGGCTTTGTGATGAGTGTTGTGAGTGTGCTTGTGTTTGGCATTGTTGGTGGTATTTGGTGGAAAATCTTAGGATATTATTAG
- a CDS encoding DUF5718 family protein, which translates to MKEYLGFGIAGNFANHLEQAGEASDFVHVVSDEEGAPKGIFPFYIPKDNTFLGRYCIDNKKILLPKDTGLRAQAEPEIGLECEVVYEQGKVKTLIPKFFMAFDDTSIRNDSNATKISQKKNFSAASKGCGLRLPIDKFEKGGICDDYSLTSFLICDGKAHQYGDNAKLTNYSYFYQKLIDWIVKKLNTQEDHAVLENLDEIIKRADYPSKILIAIGATSYTEFAETRFLQEGDEVCVVTYNHNKYSNEKIKDLIEQGVLSLKDASIVRQEVVRSVD; encoded by the coding sequence ATGAAAGAGTATTTAGGATTTGGTATCGCAGGTAATTTTGCAAACCATTTAGAACAAGCGGGCGAGGCGAGTGATTTCGTGCATGTTGTAAGTGATGAAGAGGGCGCACCAAAGGGCATATTTCCATTCTACATTCCAAAGGATAATACATTTTTAGGGCGTTACTGCATTGATAATAAGAAGATTTTGTTACCAAAAGATACAGGATTGCGCGCACAAGCAGAGCCAGAAATAGGGCTTGAATGTGAAGTTGTGTATGAGCAAGGAAAGGTAAAGACGCTTATCCCAAAGTTTTTCATGGCATTTGATGATACTTCAATACGAAATGATAGCAATGCTACAAAGATTAGTCAAAAAAAGAATTTTTCAGCCGCTTCAAAGGGTTGTGGTTTAAGGCTTCCTATCGATAAGTTTGAAAAAGGTGGGATTTGTGATGATTATTCCTTAACTTCGTTTTTAATCTGTGATGGTAAAGCCCATCAATATGGCGATAATGCGAAACTAACAAATTATAGTTACTTTTATCAAAAGCTGATTGATTGGATAGTAAAAAAACTCAATACGCAAGAAGACCATGCGGTTTTAGAGAATCTTGACGAGATTATTAAAAGGGCTGATTATCCATCAAAAATACTTATAGCTATTGGTGCGACAAGCTATACAGAGTTTGCTGAGACTAGATTTTTGCAAGAAGGCGATGAGGTATGTGTAGTTACCTATAATCATAATAAATATAGCAATGAAAAAATTAAAGACTTGATAGAGCAAGGCGTATTAAGCCTTAAAGATGCTTCAATCGTGCGTCAAGAAGTCGTGCGTAGTGTGGATTGA
- a CDS encoding lysophospholipid acyltransferase family protein: MEKLRGYFATFTIALGLACIIVGIYLLKKRENGRLARRYCQYFFPANGLKMEKVGDYDLDAQLIVVNHQSASDIICLEGDHPLNICWVAKKQLGELPYYGYALKLPEMILIDREDKKGIIQLLKEAKDKLSQKRPIVIFPEGTRGPGKRAFLPFKPGAKILAEKLNLRVQPIVFVNTRKVYDSNPISVKSNIARVVCMPAFTPDFNTNWYEKLEKDMFETYCKHYDELNPNEAINDSTSPSHIESLATATSHSGEESANNTTENLQVSQTRHNN, translated from the coding sequence ATGGAAAAATTAAGAGGTTATTTTGCCACTTTCACTATAGCACTTGGGCTTGCATGTATTATTGTTGGGATTTATTTGTTGAAAAAAAGAGAGAATGGGAGATTAGCACGAAGATATTGTCAATACTTTTTCCCTGCAAATGGGCTAAAAATGGAGAAAGTAGGGGACTATGACCTAGATGCACAACTTATTGTAGTCAATCATCAAAGCGCATCAGATATTATATGCCTTGAGGGAGATCACCCTTTAAATATTTGCTGGGTAGCAAAGAAGCAATTGGGCGAACTTCCATATTATGGCTATGCTTTGAAGTTACCTGAAATGATACTTATTGATAGAGAAGATAAAAAGGGGATTATCCAGCTTTTAAAGGAAGCAAAAGATAAACTTAGTCAAAAACGCCCTATTGTTATTTTCCCTGAAGGCACAAGGGGACCGGGAAAAAGGGCGTTTCTACCCTTTAAACCGGGAGCTAAAATCCTAGCTGAAAAGCTTAATCTAAGGGTGCAACCAATCGTATTTGTGAATACTAGAAAAGTATATGATAGCAATCCAATTAGTGTAAAATCAAATATCGCACGAGTGGTATGTATGCCAGCTTTCACACCGGATTTTAATACAAATTGGTATGAAAAGCTTGAAAAAGATATGTTTGAAACTTATTGCAAACACTATGATGAGCTAAATCCAAATGAAGCGATAAACGATTCCACAAGCCCATCACATATAGAATCTTTAGCTACAGCTACAAGCCATTCTGGTGAAGAGTCTGCAAATAACACGACAGAAAACTTACAAGTTTCACAAACAAGACATAATAATTAG
- a CDS encoding phosphatidylserine decarboxylase: MLSTNVISRLFGRFAHTRFPKSMQYAINRFYVDFFKINLSEFESLESYPTLNALFTRKLIKPRILHTTPFNLISPTDSLITESGRITQQTALQIKGKSYKVADLLGAVHDLDTYSFLNLYLSPKDYHHYHAPCDLEILEAKYFSGKLLPVNFASLYKNENLFIQNERVVLKMRCKYNQSIMYYVAVGALNVGKMQFLFDKAIQTNAKQGDCVYTYEKPIALNAGEEIGFFEMGSTIVLIAQANWSVKSGEVVRMGEQIGTLESSMCYLAL, translated from the coding sequence GTGCTATCAACTAATGTTATTTCTCGTCTATTTGGGCGATTTGCCCATACAAGATTCCCAAAAAGTATGCAATATGCGATTAATCGCTTTTATGTTGATTTCTTTAAAATCAATCTTAGCGAATTTGAGAGTTTAGAATCTTATCCTACGCTAAACGCACTTTTTACACGAAAGCTTATAAAGCCTAGAATCCTGCATACAACCCCTTTTAATCTCATTAGTCCAACAGATTCTCTTATTACAGAATCTGGTCGCATTACACAGCAGACTGCCTTACAGATTAAAGGTAAAAGCTATAAAGTTGCTGATTTACTCGGTGCAGTGCATGATTTAGATACATATAGTTTTTTAAATCTCTATCTATCACCAAAGGATTATCATCATTATCATGCCCCGTGTGATTTAGAGATTTTAGAGGCAAAGTATTTTTCTGGTAAGCTTTTGCCGGTGAATTTTGCAAGTTTGTATAAAAATGAGAATCTATTCATACAAAATGAAAGGGTCGTGCTAAAAATGCGTTGTAAATATAATCAAAGCATTATGTATTATGTCGCTGTCGGTGCGTTAAATGTGGGTAAAATGCAGTTTTTATTTGATAAGGCAATACAGACAAATGCAAAACAAGGTGATTGTGTTTATACTTATGAAAAGCCTATTGCATTAAACGCAGGTGAAGAGATAGGATTTTTTGAAATGGGATCTACGATTGTATTAATCGCACAGGCTAACTGGAGTGTAAAATCAGGCGAAGTTGTGAGAATGGGTGAGCAAATTGGCACTTTAGAATCTTCTATGTGTTATTTAGCACTTTAA
- a CDS encoding winged helix-turn-helix domain-containing protein, translated as MIFILEDEHAIRELIEYALNTHSLESKGFATPSAFFEALNALSEDCMPELILLDMMLPEQDGIEVLKILKKKQSTKHIPVILLTAKSSELDKVYGLNMGADDYVTKPFGVLELLARINALLRRTRGLSLDEYSFQEITLNPKTRIVSSNGVPINLTYKEFEMLMLFLANPHLVFTREQLLESIWGSEFQTRTVDVHINTLRTKLGESGKYIQTVRGVGYKIAQI; from the coding sequence ATGATTTTTATCCTAGAAGATGAACATGCGATACGAGAACTCATTGAATACGCATTGAATACGCATTCTTTAGAATCAAAGGGCTTTGCGACACCTTCAGCCTTTTTTGAAGCACTCAATGCTTTGAGTGAAGATTGTATGCCTGAACTCATTTTGCTTGATATGATGCTACCAGAGCAAGATGGTATAGAAGTCCTAAAGATTCTAAAGAAAAAGCAATCAACAAAGCATATACCAGTCATTCTCTTAACCGCAAAAAGCAGTGAGCTAGATAAGGTTTATGGGCTAAATATGGGTGCTGATGACTATGTAACAAAGCCCTTTGGTGTGCTAGAACTACTTGCTAGAATAAACGCTTTATTGAGAAGAACGCGTGGATTATCCCTAGATGAATACAGCTTTCAAGAAATAACGCTTAATCCAAAAACGCGTATAGTTAGCTCTAATGGAGTGCCTATAAATCTCACTTATAAAGAGTTTGAAATGCTTATGCTATTCCTTGCTAATCCGCATTTAGTCTTTACAAGAGAGCAGCTTTTAGAATCTATTTGGGGTAGTGAGTTTCAAACACGCACAGTTGATGTGCATATCAATACCTTACGCACAAAGCTTGGGGAAAGTGGCAAATACATTCAAACCGTGCGTGGCGTTGGTTATAAAATCGCGCAAATATAA